One genomic segment of Centropristis striata isolate RG_2023a ecotype Rhode Island chromosome 13, C.striata_1.0, whole genome shotgun sequence includes these proteins:
- the LOC131983351 gene encoding uncharacterized protein LOC131983351, translating to MAKLHIPLPTSPSCSPYQPGQVRLPPSDFRPGRGTGRRHRMLLWEKSTFTGRFRKLVIPAESPDKKFVLLVGDSHLRAIADGFVRMPDQLLSFGVLSVPGASAVELRTEVLNAVLPRSPEAVCILAPSNDLTASRTITEAGVAFGKLLLTACAIWPNVCVLDFPPRLTVELALQDLLRQEYHRVAARMGVRYVSATDRFPLTQLDLWCPDGVHLSDDGMVRLAELLRWAPYQQLLESTVPRAQTPPRTPPPARRVSPKVVVKGVVTAPRPSSPFEWTCVGQTKKMDQPAEPAQHVDVGVHPIPLNPVWFSPAILDVMEKAVPAHLPSAVECAARPDGRKKSTVERQERRDASKRTPQKQQVEAPPVEESSKPAPRSPRRAVVTEEPGASGPAQPQESTFQERPSQDPAVGPSHRTQSVRASHSQKDKRAETGS from the exons ATGGCCAAGCTCCACATCCCTCTGCCGACCTCACCCTCCTGCTCCCCTTACCAGCCTGGAcag GTGCGTCTGCCCCCCTCTGACTTCCGCCCAG GCCGCGGTACGGGTCGTCGCCATCGCATGCTGCTGTGGGAGAAGTCCACATTTACTGGCCGATTCCGGAAGTTGGTCATCCCAGCAGAGTCACCCGACAAGAAG TTCGTCCTGCTTGTTGGTGACTCCCACCTTCGGGCCATCGCCGACGGGTTTGTGAGGATGCCAGACCAACTGCTGTCCTTTGGCGTCCTGTCCGTCCCTGGGGCGTCGGCAGTTGAGTTGCGTACTGAGGTACTGAATGCTGTGCTGCCTCGCTCACCCGAGGCAGTCTGCATTTTAGCACCCAGTAACGACTTGACTGCCAGCAGGACCATCACTGAGGCAGGGGTCGCGTTTGGTAAGCTCCTGCTGACTGCCTGTGCTATCTGGCCCAAC GTCTGTGTTCTGGACTTCCCTCCCCGTCTGACCGTGGAGCTGGCCCTGCAGGACCTTCTGCGCCAGGAGTACCACCGTGTGGCTGCACGTATGg GTGTCAGGTACGTCTCTGCCACCGACCGCTTTCCGCTGACACAACTTGACCTGTGGTGTCCTGACGGT GTCCACCTCAGTGACGACGGGATGGTGAGGCTTGCGGAGTTGCTGCGGTGGGCCCCTTACCAGCAGCTGCTGGAGTCCACAGTCCCGAGGGCCCAGACACCTCCCAGGACGCCGCCTCCTGCCAGACGTGTCTCACCAAAAGTGGTTGTGAAGGGCGTGGTCACCGCGCCACGTCCATCCAGCCCTTTTGAGTGGACATGTGTTGGGCAGACCAAGAAG ATGGACCAGCCAGCGGAGCCTGCACAGCAT GTGGACGTGGGGGTGCATCCAATCCCGCTAAATCCTGTGTGGTTTAGTCCGGCGATCTTGGATGTGATGGAGAAGGCCGTTCCAGCCCACCTTCCCAGTGCTGTGGAGTGCGCAGCTCGTCCGGACGGCAGGAAG AAGTCGACCGTGGAGCGCCAGGAGAGACGTGATGCCTCCAAGAGGACACCGCAGAAGCAGCAG GTGGAGGCACCGCCCGTGGAGGAGTCCTCCAAGCCAGCGCCTCGCAGTCCTAGGAGAGCGGTGGTGACTGAGGAGCCTGGTGCGTCTGGCCCTGCCCAGCCACAGGAGTCCACCTTCCAGGAACGTCCCAGCCAG gatCCTGCCGTCGGTCCGAGCCATCGCACTCAATCGGTGAGGGCGTCGCATTCCCAGAAGGATAAGAG